AGGAAGTCTTCGCTTACTACCTGACCCTGGCCGAGCATGAGTTCCGCCTGAGTCAGCCCCTCAAGCCGATCAGCTACTGTACGCAGTACCAGGAATCGGACCTGAATTTCGTGCTGCGCATGCTCGAACAGGAAGGGTTGTTCTTCACATTCGAGCATTCCCAGGAAGGTCATCGCATGATTATCAGCGATGACAGCAGTATGCTTCCGCAACTAGAGCGTCAGCCGCTGATTCGATACCACAGCGCATCGGTCACCGAAACCGCAGACTCGATAACTGCATGGTCTTCTGCGCGGCGGATGCAACCAACGCGCTTGGCTCTCAAGTCGTTCGACTACAAGCAGCCGGGCAACCCCCATCTAGTGCAACTCAACTCCGTCAATCAGCAGGGCGAGGTCGGTCAGTATGAAGTCTTCGAATACGAAGGACTCTACGGTTATGCCGATTCCGATGAAGGCATGCGCAAGGCACGGCGTCGGCTGGAGGCGATGGAGGTGGACGGCAAGACCTTCCATGGCGAGAGTAACTGCCGTGCCATGGAGCCAGGTCATTACTTCGAACTGAGCCAACATTACGACCACGATAATGACACTCCGGACGATCGCCAGTTTCTTCTGCTTTCCGTCACCCACTGGGGGCAGAACAACTACGCCAACGACAGCGAAGCCGGTTATCGAAACAGTTTTACCTGTATCCGGCGAAAAATACCCTTCCGGCCTGCGTTGCTGACGCCTAGGGCGGGTATCAGCGGCCCGCAGACGGCAATCGTGGTCGGCCCACCCGGCGAAGAGATTTACACCGACGACCTGGGCCGGGTGAAGTTACAGTTCCATTGGGACCGCAATGGCGAGTTCAATGATCAGAGTTCCTGCTGGGTCCGCGTCGCCCAGTCCGGCGCCAGCGGCGGCTTTGGCAGCATCCAGATCCCCCGTGTCGGCGACGAAGTGGTGGTGGTGTTCCTCGACGGCAACCCCGACCGCCCGCTGATCATGGGCAGCCTGTACAACAGCACCAACACCCCGCCGTGGGCGTTGCCGGCGAACAAGACCCAGAGTGGTTTCCTGACCCGGTCGATGAAGGGTGACGGCGGTACGGCCAACTTCTTCCGCTTCGAGGACAAGGCCGGCGCCGAGCAGATCATCATGCATGCCGAGCGCAACATGGATACCGAGATCGAGCTGGATGAGACCCATGATGTGGGGAGCAACCGGACGATTACCGTCGGTGGCGCGCATACGGAAACGATCAAGAAAGACACCGTCGTCAACGTCAAGGAAGGTTCTTACACCTTGCAGGTGGACAATCAGTTCATCCAGGTGTCAGCCAAGCAGCACATCATCCTTCAGGTGGGTGACAGCAGTATCACCCTGACCCCGGAAGGCATCGAGAT
The Pseudomonas sp. KU43P genome window above contains:
- the tssI gene encoding type VI secretion system tip protein TssI/VgrG translates to MITDALESVLTQHQRLFTFDSPLPPEQELQLLSFSGREAISELFSFQAQLISHDARIELKKLIGKKVTVGIALSDGSTRYISAHVSDFVHTGADGGIANYSAELVPWIWILSRRRDSRIFQDKTTEQIVKEVFAYYLTLAEHEFRLSQPLKPISYCTQYQESDLNFVLRMLEQEGLFFTFEHSQEGHRMIISDDSSMLPQLERQPLIRYHSASVTETADSITAWSSARRMQPTRLALKSFDYKQPGNPHLVQLNSVNQQGEVGQYEVFEYEGLYGYADSDEGMRKARRRLEAMEVDGKTFHGESNCRAMEPGHYFELSQHYDHDNDTPDDRQFLLLSVTHWGQNNYANDSEAGYRNSFTCIRRKIPFRPALLTPRAGISGPQTAIVVGPPGEEIYTDDLGRVKLQFHWDRNGEFNDQSSCWVRVAQSGASGGFGSIQIPRVGDEVVVVFLDGNPDRPLIMGSLYNSTNTPPWALPANKTQSGFLTRSMKGDGGTANFFRFEDKAGAEQIIMHAERNMDTEIELDETHDVGSNRTITVGGAHTETIKKDTVVNVKEGSYTLQVDNQFIQVSAKQHIILQVGDSSITLTPEGIEIKGKVITTTSTDTTQITGAAVRIND